Proteins encoded in a region of the Fusarium falciforme chromosome 6, complete sequence genome:
- a CDS encoding NACHT domain-containing protein, producing MASLKRKRLNSASDRRAANTTGPVHAEGSSRVQVGNSFTEVHNHEGRQANDECLRDLRTTDPRIDKTRIENDKGGLVQGSCNWVLEDSNFQQWRQGTNDRLLWVKGDPGKGKTMLLCGLIDELKKSQPSLSYFFCQATDSRINNATSVLRGLIYLLVVQDASLTRHVRNKWDHGGKSTFDPPNGWHALCNIFEDILHDHSKPTCLVIDALDECEGGSLSSLLNLIVSTASKFHHIKWLVSSRNLPDIERGLGGANVGGKLDISLEANAGLVSKAVANYIDYKIDNLAKLSSELDLRKNVKETMQQKANGTFLWAALALDQLNAEEDEELEDNSEMLDILNQVPEGLTNLYDRMWRQVSAQGSKNSRSCKVILATMFLAYRPLQLQELPMLAGFRGNLANHDTLVKLVRRCGSFLTIQQDAETVHFVHQSAKDFLTDNKNAFDGIFPSGMGGGHHQLFSRSVEAMATGLRQNIYGLRNPGVLTSEIEVPVPDPLAAMRYACVRWLDHFYEWVSSKRDRDQNDANDVFAFLQDKYLYWLEALGLCGNVIEGIASLRKLEALAAHNQWDHLATLARDARRFVLANRQGIETAPLQVYVSALIFCPTSSWVRKRFEMMIPGWIKKKPKMQPEWDACLLTLEGHDSEVCHLAFSPDSRIIASSDWVGTIKIWDLETGACLNTISDHPMWIFKLAFLFGESSTILASAGRRQVGDGHCYSIKIWDPLNGNTPRRAFSMPNNMAYDIAFMKDGRRAVWADEAGALIKLDLDTGQFLDTINKLPAGPIAVSPDGQTIITSDGDCCQVWDWCNPETARLTFDDLFPNEYYWVVISPDSTKLVVYGQSPRYKPLRIEVWDLTTGACTTSLRNPNIADGGLAFSPDGTVVAFGDAQGTVSLWHTTTDTVEVFSGHCDDISAQAISPDGRLLASGSGDHTIKIWDPTIRTSPNFDPGYDVGPQDWLLSPNGLWVASMTYDVIRMWSSVTSKYVFDLPEPPLNSTDELVDTVEFSPCDRWLAFKGRGFITIWDTTTWEIQYELPPRFLIQGYCLSLKTNILAEVPDKSDTVEIWDLHTRKLKSTFPSFLCGHDHLKQMSFSPNGLWLALASKKTLEIWDWAAKECIQVVNEYPGEISWHPTHGGLLHTSHGSYCVQGSTGNRSVDKVQMQNEDKDPVQMTKYNEWVTVRGKRVLWVPPQYRPRFRYYEQYGTVVEMAVDYNKSGIAMLDNCNRVIYIEFDVPEIAFKF from the exons ATGGCATCGCTCAAACGCAAACGCTTGAATAGCGCATCCGATAGGCGTGCAGCTAACACGACCGGGCCCGTACATGCCGAAGGGAGTAGCAGAGTTCAGGTTGGGAACTCGTTCACAGAGGTTCACAACCACGAAGGACGACAAGCCAACGACGAATGTCTTCGAGATCTACGAACGACCGACCCACGCATAGACAAGACGCGAATCGAGAATGACAAAGGAGGGTTAGTGCAGGGCTCGTGCAACTGGGTTCTGGAGGACTCCAACTTCCAGCAATGGAGACAGGGAACAAATGATCGTCTTCTTTGGGTCAAGGGTGACCCGGGAAAGGGCAAAACCATGCTCCTTTGTGGTCTCATCGACGAATTGAAAAAATCTCAACCTTCTCTATCCTACTTCTTCTGCCAAGCTACCGACTCCAGGATCAACAACGCAACATCGGTCCTGCGAGGCCTCATCTACCTCCTTGTGGTCCAGGACGCATCTCTAACTCGACATGTGCGCAACAAGTGGGACCATGGAGGCAAGTCGACTTTCGACCCTCCAAATGGATGGCATGCCCTGTGCAACATTTTCGAGGATATACTGCATGACCATTCCAAGCCAACTTGTCTTGTCATCGACGCACTTGACGAGTGCGAGGGCGGCTCTCTGTCTTCACTTCTCAACTTGATTGTCTCCACGGCCTCCAAATTCCATCACATCAAGTGGCTTGTCTCCAGCCGCAACCTACCCGATATCGAACGTGGATTGGGAGGCGCCAATGTTGGTGGGAAGCTTGACATAAGCCTCGAAGCAAACGCTGGTCTCGTATCCAAAGCGGTTGCTAACTACATCGATTACAAAATAGACAACCTTGCGAAGCTCAGTTCCGAACTAGACTTGCGCAAGAATGTCAAAGAAACAATGCAACAAAAAGCCAATGGCACATTTCTTTGGGCAGCTCTCGCCCTTGACCAGTTGAAcgcagaagaggatgaggagctggaggacaACTCTGAGATGTTGGACATTCTCAACCAAGTACCCGAAGGATTGACCAACCTCTACGATAGGATGTGGAGGCAGGTCAGCGCTCAGGGTTCAAAGAACTCCAGGTCATGCAAAGTTATCCTTGCAACTATGTTTCTTGCATACCGACCACTCCAGCTCCAGGAACTGCCCATGCTTGCAGGTTTCAGGGGCAACCTTGCCAACCATGACACACTCGTAAAACTTGTCAGGCGATGTGGGTCTTTCTTGACTATCCAGCAAGACGCAGAGACAGTCCACTTTGTTCATCAGTCGGCCAAGGACTTTCTCACTGACAACAAGAATGCTTTTGATGGAATTTTTCCATCTGGCATGGGGGGCGGCCACCATCAACTGTTTTCTCGATCAGTCGAGGCCATGGCTACTGGCCTACGGCAAAACATCTATGGCTTGCGCAATCCAGGAGTTTTGACCAGCGAAATCGAGGTCCCAGTGCCAGACCCTCTTGCTGCGATGCGATACGCGTGTGTTCGCTGGCTTGACCATTTCTACGAATGGGTTTCTTCGAAACGAGATCGAGACCAAAATGATGCAAATGATGTCTTTGCTTTCCTGCAAGACAAATATCTCTACTGGCTTGAGGCCCTTGGTCTTTGTGGAAACGTCATCGAAGGAATTGCCTCTCTCAGAAAGCTTGAAGCTCTTGCG GCACACAATCAGTGGGACCATCTGGCGACCCTGGCTCGTGATGCTCGGCGATTTGTCCTTGCCAACAGACAAGGAATAGAGACAGCCCCATTGCAGGTTTACGTTTCAGCACTCATCTTCTGTCCAACTTCCAGCTGGGTGCGGAAGAGGTTTGAGATGATGATACCAGGGTGGATCAAGAAGAAACCGAAAATGCAACCTGAATGGGATGCATGCTTGCTGACTCTTGAGGGACACGACTCAGAAGTCTGCCACTTAGCATTTTCTCCAGACAGCAGGATCATTGCGTCCAGTGATTGGGTAGGAACCATTAAAATCTGGGATCTGGAAACTGGAGCATGCTTGAACACCATTTCGGATCATCCCATGTGGATTTTCAAACTGGCCTTTTTATTTGGAGAATCCAGCACAATTCTCGCATCTGCAGGAAGGAGGCAGGTAGGAGATGGTCATTGTTATTCAATCAAGATTTGGGATCCATTGAACGGAAATACGCCACGAAGAGCATTTTCGATGCCCAACAACATGGCATACGACATCGCCTTTATGAAAGATGGCAGAAGGGCGGTGTGGGCCGATGAGGCGGGCGCATTGATCAAGTTGGATCTTGACACAGGACAATTCCTAGACACGATCAACAAGCTTCCTGCCGGTCCCATAGCAGTTTCACCGGACGGCCAGACCATCATCACATCCGATGGGGATTGTTGCCAAGTTTGGGATTGGTGCAACCCGGAAACAGCTCGTCTCACATTCGATGATTTGTTTCCAAATGAGTACTATTGGGTGGTGATCTCCCCTGACAGCACAAAGCTAGTAGTATATGGACAAAGCCCGAGGTATAAGCCTCTGCGCATCGAAGTTTGGGACTTGACCACAGGGGCCTGCACCACCTCTCTCAGAAATCCCAATATTGCCGACGGCGGCCTTGCATTTTCGCCAGATGGAACGGTGGTAGCTTTTGGAGATGCGCAAGGCACGGTCAGCCTATGGCATACAACAACAGACACAGTGGAGGTGTTCAGCGGCCATTGCGATGATATTTCGGCGCAGGCCATCTCTCCAGACGGGAGGCTACTCGCATCAGGGTCCGGGGACCACACAATCAAGATCTGGGACCCGACTATCAGAACTTCACCGAACTTTGACCCAGGCTATGATGTTGGGCCCCAAGACTGGCTTCTATCACCCAATGGGTTGTGGGTTGCTTCCATGACATACGACGTCATTAGAATGTGGAGCTCAGTGACGAGTAAATATGTTTTCGATCTACCTGAGCCCCCGCTAAACTCGACCGACGAGCTGGTAGACACTGTGGAATTCTCACCATGCGACAGGTGGCTGGCTTTTAAGGGTCGTGGTTTTATCACAATCTGGGACACGACAACGTGGGAAATTCAATACGAACTCCCGCCTCGGTTTCTTATCCAGGGCTACTGCCTCTCACTGAAAACCAACATCCTGGCAGAGGTACCCGACAAGAGTGACACCGTCGAGATCTGGGACTTACACACGCGCAAACTGAAATCAACATTTCCGAGCTTTCTGTGTGGGCATGATCATCTCAAACAGATGTCATTTTCCCCAAATGGGCTGTGGTTGGCATTAGCCTCAAAGAAAACGCTTGAGATATGGGATTGGGCTGCGAAGGAGTGCATACAGGTGGTCAATGAATATCCAGGTGAAATTTCATGGCATCCGACGCATGGTGGTTTGCTTCACACTTCTCATGGTAGCTATTGCGTTCAAGGGTCCACAGGAAACCGCTCGGTCGACAAGGTTCAAATGCAGAATGAGGACAAAGACCCAGTTCAAATGACCAAATACAACGAATGGGTCACAGTCCGTGGCAAACGTGTCCTTTGGGTCCCTCCTCAGTACCGGCCTCGCTTCAGGTACTATGAGCAGTATGGTACGGTTGTGGAAATGGCGGTGGATTATAACAAGTCAGGGATTGCTATGCTGGACAACTGCAACCGGGTGATTTATATTGAGTTTGACGTCCCCGAGATAGCTTTCAAGTTTTAG
- a CDS encoding Nitroreductase domain-containing protein — protein MAQDQTIHRAAEQSAHDAVAKTILARHSTRAFCTGRKVPLSIIEECFSIAQHAPSSTNIQPWRLTLVSGPPLERLSASLVSAFENKTELQIPTIPESYQNYRSELGHHIYGPNGYNIAREDTESMMKTLISNFKFYNAPIVAVVCIDKELNKSDVLSVGIYLQTLLLLLTERGLGTQVSVAPAGYPDVIRKELGIEEKMDILCTVGIGYENEQEHINSLKMPRDDWKKSVKFVLN, from the coding sequence atggcccagGACCAGACCATCCATCGCGCCGCAGAGCAATCTGCCCACGACGCTGTTGCAAAGACCATTCTGGCTCGTCATAGCACCCGAGCCTTTTGCACAGGTCGAAAAGTACCACTATCCATCATCGAGGAATGCTTCAGCATAGCCCAGCACGCACCCTCGTCGACAAACATCCAACCGTGGCGCCTGACGCTTGTATCTGGCCCTCCTCTAGAACGCCTATCGGCCTCTCTCGTCTCAGCCTTTGAGAATAAGACTGAGTTACAGATCCCCACGATCCCAGAATCGTACCAGAACTACCGGTCCGAACTGGGTCATCATATCTATGGGCCTAACGGATACAACATTGCCCGCGAGGATACCGagtcgatgatgaagacttTGATCAGCAACTTTAAGTTTTACAACGCCCCGATTGTTGCCGTAGTCTGCATCGACAAGGAGCTGAACAAGTCTGATGTTCTCTCCGTGGGAATCTACCTTCAGACACTACTCCTGTTGTTGACCGAGAGAGGGCTGGGCACACAGGTGTCTGTTGCTCCGGCCGGTTATCCTGATGTTATTAGAAAAGAACTGGGAATAGAAGAAAAAATGGATATCTTGTGCACGGTGGGCATTGGATACGAGAATGAGCAAGAGCACATCAATTCTTTAAAGATGCCGAGGGACGATTGGAAGAAGAGTGTAAAATTTGTGCTAAACTAA